GAGTTTTGCAGAACGAGCCACCAGCCTGAACCTGGTTCAGCCTCAATTAGTTGACACCACAGGCATTCAAATCACTGCAGGTCGCCACCCGGTGGTTGAAGATTTGCTTGATGATCCGTTTGTGCCTAACAGTGCCGAACTGACCAAACAAAACACAATGATGATCATTACCGGCCCGAACATGGGCGGTAAATCGACCTACATGCGTCAGATTGCCTTAATCGCGTTACTTGCACATACCGGTAGTTTTGTACCTGCTGAAGCCGTATCCATTGGCCCGTTAGATCGCATCTTTACTCGTATGGGCTCGTCGGATGACGTAGCCGGCGGCCGATCTACCTTCATGGTGGAAATGACCGAGACGGCCAATATCCTAAATAACGCAACGGATGAAAGTTTGGTGATTATGGACGAAGTCGGCCGAGGCACCAGTACCTTTGATGGTTTATCTCTTGCCTGGGCCAGTGCCGAACATTTGGCCAAGCTGGGCAGCCTGACCCTATTTGCAACACACTACTTCGAGATGACCGAGCTTCCTGAACTCTATGGCAACACCAGCAATGTTCATCTGACTGCGACTGAGCACGATGACCACATCATCTTCATGCACTCGGTACAAAATGGCCCGGCAAGCAAGAGTTATGGTCTGCAAGTAGGACAACTGGCAGGCGTACCACCATCGGTTATCCAAAGCGCCAAACAAAAATTGGCAGAGCTTGAATCAGAGCGGGTAAGCCTGAATGGCTCAGGTGATACCAAGGCTCTTCATTCGACACAAGAATCCCAGCAAGTGAAAGAATCCCCCTTCCAGGCGGATATGTTTATCTCTCCGGTGAACGACAAAGTACTTGCCTTGCTGGACGACTTATCCCCGGACGATTTAACGCCACGCCAGGCATTAGACGCCTTATACCAATTGAAAGACGCTGCGAAATAATTTGAATGATTCTTATTCATTAAAGATTTCGAGGCTTTAGAAACTCAGCCCATATCCTTTATCGGTAAAACTAAGGAAATGGGCGGAGTCATTCGCTTGCGCTAACCTGTTCCAAATCTTAGAATACGTGAAATTTTTGGCGTAGCTGTTATTAGTTGGCTGGTGTGTTTGGCCTAATAAGCAGTCTAGGAGACCAAGTAAAACAGGTTATGTACGCAGATTCAGCAAGTACAACTGCTTTACCCAGTCTCTAATCAAGACGGTTTCTCAATACTTCATCTCAAGCAGCGCGACCAAAATATGATGAGGAGAATAACTAGATGACCTTTGTTGTAACTGAGAACTGTATTAACTGTAAGTACACTGACTGCGTTGAAGTGTGTCCTGTAGACTGTTTTTATGAAGGACCAAATTTCTTGGTAATTCATCCAGACGAGTGTATCGACTGTGCATTGTGTGAGCCTGAGTGTCCTGCTGAAGCCATCTTTAGTGAAGATGATCTACCTCCAGGCCAAGAGAAGTTTATTGAAATCAACGCTGAGCTAGCAGAAGAGTGGCCAAACATTACTGAAATGAAAGGCGCTATGGACGATGCAGCTGAGTGGGATGGTAAAGAAGGCAAAGCAGACTTGCTACAGCGCTAATTGCTAACGCATCCTTCAAAGTTCCAATAAAAAGGCCGGTTAATTAACCGGCCTTTTTATTGGAACTCGTTAAAGTGATGGAATTATGCGCTGAATAGTGCCCCGCAGTTTAATCCCTGACTTTCAAGAATACCTCTTAAACGCTTCAACGCTTCAACCTGAATCTGACGAACACGCTCACGGGTCAAACCGATTTCTCGACCAACCTCTTCCAAGGTACTCATCTCATAGCCTCGCAAACCAAAGCGACGGGCCAAAACTTCACGTTGTTTTTCGCTGAGCTGATCCAACCAGTGATCAAGGCTGCCACGAATATCGTCCTCTTGGGCCACTTCCGCAGGATCAGATACTTTCTGATCAGAAATAGTGTCTAAGAGAGACTTATCGCTGTGCGGACCAATCGGTGTATCCACTGACGTTACACGCTCGTTCAAGCCAAGCATCTTCTTAACGTCACTGACTGGCTTATCAAGCAATTCAGCAATTTCTTCAGGTGTCGGTTCATGATCCAGCTTTTGAGTTAGCTCACGAGCCGCACGTAAGTAAACATTTAATTCTTTCACCACATGAATTGGCAAACGAATCGTTCGAGTCTGATTCATAATGGCTCGTTCGATGGTTTGACGAATCCACCAAGTGGCGTAGGTAGAGAAGCGGAAACCGCGCTCTGGATCAAACTTTTCAACCGCTCGGATTAACCCTAAGTTCCCTTCTTCGATCAAATCCAACAGTGTTAATCCGCGATTAATGTATCGACGAGCAATCTTAACAACCAAGCGAAGGTTACTCTCGATCATACGCTTACGTCCGGCTTCTACGCCCTTCTGAGCCAAACGCGCATAATATACTTCTTCCTCAGGAGATAATAACGGTGAGAAACCGATCTCATTCAAATACAGCTGTGTCGCATCGAGATTCTTCGAATGAGTCGCTGCTGCCAGTTTTACAGATTCATCATTGTCATCAGAATCATCAATTGTCTCATCAAACTCATCCACTGCGATGTCGTCATCAAGATCAATGCTATGATTTTCTGCTTGTAGTGCCATGATGTTTATCCTTCTTATAGTTCACCATTGTTAACCTGACCCCTTAATCAGGCCTACATTAGAACAGTACAAACTGGCTCTGTTCTATTTCCTAGACGTTGCTCAACGTTTAGGTAAGTAGTGCAGCGGATTCACCGGCTTGCCATCTTTCCGAATTTCAAAGTGAAGCTTCGGTTGATTAGTTCCAGTGGAACCAATCTCAGCAATTTTCTGCCCGGCTTGTATGATCTGATTTTCCTTAACTAGTAGCTTATTATTATGAGCATAGGCGCTGAGGTATTTGTCATCGTGGTGAATAATCACCAACTTCCCATAACCTCTTAAGCCGCTACCAGCAAATACAACCTTTCCCCTCGCTGCCGAATAAACAGGCTCACCCAATTTACCCGCTATATCAATACCTTTGTTAAAACGAGCGTTTGAAGAAAAGGTTCCTATGACTTTTCCTTTGGCTGGCCACTGCCAGAGTATTTTTCCTACAGATCTTTTCTCATTCGTCTGCCGAACTATTGGCACTTTTTTAGACTCTTCCTTTTTCTTTTTTACCACCTTGTTTTTATTAGTATTATTGGATTTTTTAGTCACCCTATTCTGGGTAGATTTCAGCTTAATTCGCTGTCCAGGATAAATGGTATAGGGTGCTTTGATGCCATTTGAAGCAGCTAACTGTTTGAAGTTTTTGCCATAATTCCAAGCAATGGAATACAGTGTTTCACCCTGACTGACTACATGATAGGTAGCTGACTTCTCACGACTGGAAAGTTTCTTTGACTTGGAATAATCAATACTGGATACGGTGGCATAACCTGACTTACCCGCACAGCCACTCGTAAGCATGACTGCAGTAGCCATACTAATAATCAAGAGTATTCTGAGACTGTTAGGTAAACGAATAGACATTAAAAACGTTCTGTTGGTTTTTAATGAAAATGTACTTGTTTTTGAACAAATTAGCCAAAAAACTTGTGAAATGGCAGTAAGAGTAACCACTGGCGATGAACAAACCAGGATCACTCACTCCATTACTGTGCGTGTAGCTGAGAGTTATCCGGGGCATTTCTGGCAATCAAGGTCACCAGAATGAAGCCTGCAATGAATGCCACCAAGCAAAGACCCAACTGAGGCGATAGTCCGGTCAAATCGGTATAAACACCGGGCATAACATTTGTCTGAACCAACGGCATCTGAGTGCCATCTGAGCCTAGTCGATACACGATGGTCATCTTCCAAGGCCATACTTTATACAAAGCGCCAATTAAAAACCCCGTTAAAATAGCCAACGTTTGGCTGGTGTACTTATCCAACATATGACTCAAAAACTTAGAGAAGGACATCAAACCAACGACACAGCCTGCAGCAAAGATCGATAAGATTGACAGATTAAATTGATGAACCGCTTCAAGAATATAGCTATACATCCCCAACAATAAGAGGATAAAGCTCCCCGACACCCCAGGAAGAATCATGGCACAAATAGCAAATGCACCGGACAAAAAAATCATCCACTGGTTCTTATCCAGCTCCACAGGTACAGCGGCCGAAACCAAATAGGCAAGTAAAATACCCAACAGCATCAGTAATCGCTCAATGAATCGCCACCGCTCCACTTCATTTAAAACAAACCAGGAAGACGCCAGAATCAAACCGGCAAAGAAAGACCATAAAGGTTCAGGGTAATGAATTAATGTCCAGGTCACGGCCTTCGCAAGACTCAAGATACTGATTAAGATTCCAGATCCAAGAATCAGTAAAAAAGTCCCATCCAGATAACGCCATAACTCTGAGAATTTCGCCGATTTAAGTAGTTTCAGCGCTTGAAGGTCAAAACGATTAATGGCTGATAACAATCGACCATAAATCCCGGTGATGAACGCAATGGTACCTCCTGATACGCCTGGCACAACATCTGCCGCACCCATTGCTAAACCTTTTAAAAACAATTGAATCTTCTGCGGTTTATCCATCACAAATGCCTAGTCATTCCTTATTTATTGAGTTGCTCTTGCTAACTCAGCGAATACCCGCCAACAGGGGCACAAATCGCGCAGGTTCAACTCGTTCAATCTCCACACCAGAAGACGTACGATCAACCAAAGTTAAATATTGCTTATCTCCACCCACCGGGATCACCATACGTCCACCAATAGCCAACTGCTCAATCAGAGCTTCAGGTATCGTATCCGGTGCAGCAGTCACCATGATAGCATCGAAAGGCCCCTTTTCCGGCCAGCCCATACCACCATCAGTATGAAGAAAAGCGACGTTTGATAGTTCAAGCAGCTTCATTCGGCTCTTAGCTTTTTCTTGCAAAGGGCCTATACGTTCAACGGTATACACTTCATTGACTAACTGAGCCAATACTGCCGTTTGATAGCCCGAACCAGACCCGACCTCCAACACTTTTCTTGGAGCACCAGCTTGAAGCAATAGCTCAGTCATTCTGGCAACGGTATAAGGTTGAGAAAGCGTCTGGTTGAACCCAATCGGAAGTGCAGTGTCTTCATAAGCCCGATGAGAAAGCGCTTCATCAACAAAAATATGTCTTGGAGTCGTGCGAATTACATTCAGCACAATTTCATCAGAGATGCCTTCGTCTCTCAAACGCTGAACCAATCGTTCACGCGTTCTCATCGAAGTCATGCCTACACCGTTAAGATCTACTGCCTTCACTGAGATGTCCTAAAATTTATTCTTATCCAACCATTGGCTAAGCTCTTCTCTTACACTGTGTTCACACATATCAAAGTGAACCGGCGTAATGGATACAAAGCCTTTTTTTATTGCATCGAAATCGGTGCCATCTGAATCATCTGCCACACTACCAACGGCCGACACCCAGTAACGAGTCTTCCCTCGCGGATCAATGATTTTTTCCGGTTTAGCGGCTCGCTGACGATGCCCCAAGCGAGTTACTTTAACTCCGGAAAGCTGATTCCACGGAAGGTCTGGTACATTTACATTCAGCACTGTGTATGGTGGCATTGGAATATCAGAGAGGCGTTCAGCCAGCATCTGAGCCACACGTTTAGCGGTATCAAGATGATGTAAGTTTCGATCCACATAAGAAATGGCAACTGCAGGCAAGGACAAACTACGCCCTTCCAGAGCAGCTGCGACAGTGCCGGAATATAATACATCATCCCCAAGGTTTGCACCCGAGTTTATTCCAGAAAATACACAATCGGGTTCAATACCTGCGATGCCATTCATTCCCAGATAGACGGAATCTGCAGGTGTTCCATCAACAGAGAACCAACGATCCTGAATCTCAGTGGCCATCAAAGGGCGAGTCAAAGTCAATGAATTACTGGCCCCGCTGTGATCTCGGTCTGGCGCACACACGGCCACCTCTGCCATGCCTTCTAAGGCTTGATGCAAGGCTTTAATTCCCGGTGCATTCACACCATCATCGTTTGAAATGAGTATTTTCATAAGAGTAACCCAGGGCTCCTCGATAGCGTTAGACGACTACTTTAGACTCGCAGTATGAACTTATATGAACTTCAGATAGCCGTTAATCTTCTCGATTTGGCTCCACCAAATTACAGACTTCCTTCAGACAACTGGTGGCATAACTGCCCCTTGGCAAATCGAAGGTAATTTCAATATCACGGCCTTCCAAGACATGCCAGTTCATATTTCTTGGAATGACACGCAATGCCCGCTGCTCGGGAGAAAAACGTTTCTTCTTAAATTGTCCGAACCAACTTTCAGACTCAAGCTCAGAAATACTCTCTGGCAGCTTGGCTCTGTCATCAAACAAGTTAATGGCAGGATGGACTTCGCCGGAAGCACAACGTGCGTCCTCCACATCCTCAACCACAAAGCCTGATTTACTCCAGTCGAACTGACCAATTTCCCCTTCGGTCAGGTGATTCCAGCACTGAGACTGAATACGTTCCGAGAGCGTAATATTAAAGATATAAGAGCGAAGCGCAGATAGATACATACCTTCAAGAAAACGCTGACGGGGGCGTTTTCCAGTCGTCAGCCAATCTTGCGCTTTCTCCAAATTACCACGATGAAACCCAAAGCGCTGATGACCAAAATAATTCGGAAATCCTTGCTGTTTTACCAGCTCTAGGTTTTTAACCAAGGCGTCTATATCAGAGACATTTCTTAACGTGATGATGAAACGATTCCCTTCATGCACCCCTGTTTTTAATTTCTTGGTGTGACGGGTTCTGGAGAGAAAATCCACCTGTTTAAAGACAGGCAGGGAAGGCTCTGACTTTCCGGGAAGATGAACCGAAAACCACTGTTGAGTCACCGCGTTTTTATCTTTAAGACCGCTGTAAGCTACCGCATGTTTTTCTACATTGAAGTGTCGAGCCAAATCTCTGGCAACATCTTGGGTATTTTTTTCTGACTTTTTAACTTCAAGCCAAAGATGCTCCCCTTCTCCCGAAGGTTCGATGCCCATCAATTCAATCACCTGAAAATCCTCAGGCGCTAGTTTGAATCCGGCATCTGGAAGAGGGTCTGTGTTTACATTTACAAAAGGAAGAGAGAAAAGTTTATTCATTCGCTATCAATACCACTGCATGGGCTTCCACACCCTCTTTACGTCCAACAAACCCTAATTTCTCAGTGGTCGTCGCTTTCACATTAATATCAGCTTGAGTAATGGCTAAATCCGAGGCCAAAAGCACTCGCATCTGATCAATATGCGGAGCCATCTTCGGTGCTTGAGCAACGATAGTGCAATCCACATTAATAACCCAATAGCCCCGATCTTTGAGTAGCTCCATCACATGACGAAGCAACTTACGGCTATCAATGTTTTCAAACTCTGAAGAGGTATCAGGAAAATGCTGTCCAATATCACCCAACGCCGCAGCACCCAATAGTGCATCACACAGGGCATGAATCAACACATCGCCATCAGAATGAGCAACAAAACCATGCGTATGTGAAATCTTAACGCCACCGAGAGTAATTAGTTCACCAGGGCCAAAAGCGTGAACATCATAGCCATGACCTATACGGATGCCCATATTCGACTCCTTAAATAGAAAGTACAGACTGATAACATCATTACCCAGCCCGTTGTTGAGTTAAAAACCACTCGGCCAGACTTAAATCTTCTGGATGAGTAATCTTAATGTTGTCCGTAGCCCCTTCCACCATAAGCGGAGAAAATCCGGCAAGCTCCATAGCACTGGCATCGTCAGTAATCTGAATTTTCTTCGATATGGCCTGCTCAATGGCATCTCGCAATTGGCCTAACCTAAACATTTGAGGGGTATAAGCCAACCAGATTTTGGAGCGATCTAATGTATGTGAGACTTCAGCCTGAAGATTCACCTGCTTAACAGTGTCTTTTGCTGGAATACCCAATAAACCACCATCAAGCTGTGAGGCCAAATCAAAGAGCTTTTCAATATCAGATACCCGAACACAAGGACGAGCAGCATCATGCACCATCACCCAGGCATCGTCTGCCGCTATTTCAGTCAACTCGTACAAACCATTTAAGACGGAATGAAATCGCTCCAGACCTCCGACCGCACAATGAACTTTAGGATGACTGGCATATTGGGAAGATGGCCAATATTCATCCTCGTCGGACAACACCAACATAATGCCAGAAAGATTAGGAACGGAGAGTAAACGATGAAGCGTTAGATCGAGAACGGTGCGATTATTAAGGGTCAGGTATTGTTTGGGACGGTCAGCTTTCATCCGGCTACCTACGCCACTGGCAGGAACCAAAGCCCAGAGTTCTTTATTCATGTTGGTTACCTATTTCTTTTTATCGTCCACCAAGAGATAAAAAGTCTCGCCTTCTTTGATCATCCCCAGCTC
Above is a genomic segment from Litoribrevibacter albus containing:
- the fdxA gene encoding ferredoxin FdxA encodes the protein MTFVVTENCINCKYTDCVEVCPVDCFYEGPNFLVIHPDECIDCALCEPECPAEAIFSEDDLPPGQEKFIEINAELAEEWPNITEMKGAMDDAAEWDGKEGKADLLQR
- the rpoS gene encoding RNA polymerase sigma factor RpoS; protein product: MALQAENHSIDLDDDIAVDEFDETIDDSDDNDESVKLAAATHSKNLDATQLYLNEIGFSPLLSPEEEVYYARLAQKGVEAGRKRMIESNLRLVVKIARRYINRGLTLLDLIEEGNLGLIRAVEKFDPERGFRFSTYATWWIRQTIERAIMNQTRTIRLPIHVVKELNVYLRAARELTQKLDHEPTPEEIAELLDKPVSDVKKMLGLNERVTSVDTPIGPHSDKSLLDTISDQKVSDPAEVAQEDDIRGSLDHWLDQLSEKQREVLARRFGLRGYEMSTLEEVGREIGLTRERVRQIQVEALKRLRGILESQGLNCGALFSA
- a CDS encoding peptidoglycan DD-metalloendopeptidase family protein, whose product is MSIRLPNSLRILLIISMATAVMLTSGCAGKSGYATVSSIDYSKSKKLSSREKSATYHVVSQGETLYSIAWNYGKNFKQLAASNGIKAPYTIYPGQRIKLKSTQNRVTKKSNNTNKNKVVKKKKEESKKVPIVRQTNEKRSVGKILWQWPAKGKVIGTFSSNARFNKGIDIAGKLGEPVYSAARGKVVFAGSGLRGYGKLVIIHHDDKYLSAYAHNNKLLVKENQIIQAGQKIAEIGSTGTNQPKLHFEIRKDGKPVNPLHYLPKR
- a CDS encoding DUF368 domain-containing protein; this translates as MDKPQKIQLFLKGLAMGAADVVPGVSGGTIAFITGIYGRLLSAINRFDLQALKLLKSAKFSELWRYLDGTFLLILGSGILISILSLAKAVTWTLIHYPEPLWSFFAGLILASSWFVLNEVERWRFIERLLMLLGILLAYLVSAAVPVELDKNQWMIFLSGAFAICAMILPGVSGSFILLLLGMYSYILEAVHQFNLSILSIFAAGCVVGLMSFSKFLSHMLDKYTSQTLAILTGFLIGALYKVWPWKMTIVYRLGSDGTQMPLVQTNVMPGVYTDLTGLSPQLGLCLVAFIAGFILVTLIARNAPDNSQLHAQ
- a CDS encoding protein-L-isoaspartate(D-aspartate) O-methyltransferase; this encodes MTSMRTRERLVQRLRDEGISDEIVLNVIRTTPRHIFVDEALSHRAYEDTALPIGFNQTLSQPYTVARMTELLLQAGAPRKVLEVGSGSGYQTAVLAQLVNEVYTVERIGPLQEKAKSRMKLLELSNVAFLHTDGGMGWPEKGPFDAIMVTAAPDTIPEALIEQLAIGGRMVIPVGGDKQYLTLVDRTSSGVEIERVEPARFVPLLAGIR
- the surE gene encoding 5'/3'-nucleotidase SurE gives rise to the protein MKILISNDDGVNAPGIKALHQALEGMAEVAVCAPDRDHSGASNSLTLTRPLMATEIQDRWFSVDGTPADSVYLGMNGIAGIEPDCVFSGINSGANLGDDVLYSGTVAAALEGRSLSLPAVAISYVDRNLHHLDTAKRVAQMLAERLSDIPMPPYTVLNVNVPDLPWNQLSGVKVTRLGHRQRAAKPEKIIDPRGKTRYWVSAVGSVADDSDGTDFDAIKKGFVSITPVHFDMCEHSVREELSQWLDKNKF
- the truD gene encoding tRNA pseudouridine(13) synthase TruD, giving the protein MNKLFSLPFVNVNTDPLPDAGFKLAPEDFQVIELMGIEPSGEGEHLWLEVKKSEKNTQDVARDLARHFNVEKHAVAYSGLKDKNAVTQQWFSVHLPGKSEPSLPVFKQVDFLSRTRHTKKLKTGVHEGNRFIITLRNVSDIDALVKNLELVKQQGFPNYFGHQRFGFHRGNLEKAQDWLTTGKRPRQRFLEGMYLSALRSYIFNITLSERIQSQCWNHLTEGEIGQFDWSKSGFVVEDVEDARCASGEVHPAINLFDDRAKLPESISELESESWFGQFKKKRFSPEQRALRVIPRNMNWHVLEGRDIEITFDLPRGSYATSCLKEVCNLVEPNRED
- the ispF gene encoding 2-C-methyl-D-erythritol 2,4-cyclodiphosphate synthase, producing the protein MRIGHGYDVHAFGPGELITLGGVKISHTHGFVAHSDGDVLIHALCDALLGAAALGDIGQHFPDTSSEFENIDSRKLLRHVMELLKDRGYWVINVDCTIVAQAPKMAPHIDQMRVLLASDLAITQADINVKATTTEKLGFVGRKEGVEAHAVVLIANE
- the ispD gene encoding 2-C-methyl-D-erythritol 4-phosphate cytidylyltransferase, giving the protein MNKELWALVPASGVGSRMKADRPKQYLTLNNRTVLDLTLHRLLSVPNLSGIMLVLSDEDEYWPSSQYASHPKVHCAVGGLERFHSVLNGLYELTEIAADDAWVMVHDAARPCVRVSDIEKLFDLASQLDGGLLGIPAKDTVKQVNLQAEVSHTLDRSKIWLAYTPQMFRLGQLRDAIEQAISKKIQITDDASAMELAGFSPLMVEGATDNIKITHPEDLSLAEWFLTQQRAG